In Eubalaena glacialis isolate mEubGla1 chromosome 4, mEubGla1.1.hap2.+ XY, whole genome shotgun sequence, one DNA window encodes the following:
- the LOC133090033 gene encoding low molecular weight phosphotyrosine protein phosphatase-like encodes MAEQVTKSVLFVCLGDICRSPIAEAVFRKLVTDQNISDTWVIDGGAVSDWNVGWSPDPRAVSCLRSHGINRAHNARQVTKEDFATFDYILCMDENNLRDLNGKSNQVKNCRVKIELLGSYDPQKQLMIEDPYYGNDADFETVYQQCVRCCRAFLEKVR; translated from the coding sequence ATGGCCGAACAGGTGACCAAGTCAGTGCTGTTCGTGTGTCTGGGTGACATCTGTCGATCACCCATCGCAGAAGCAGTTTTCAGGAAACTTGTAACAGATCAAAACATTTCAGATACTTGGGTCATTGACGGTGGCGCTGTTTCTGACTGGAATGTGGGCTGGTCACCAGATCCAAGAGCTGTGAGCTGCCTAAGAAGTCATGGCATTAACAGAGCCCATAACGCAAGACAGGTTACCAAAGAAGACTTTGCAACTTTTGATTATATACTATGTATGGATGAAAACAACCTGAGAGATTTGAATGGGaaaagtaatcaagttaaaaactGCAgagtaaaaattgaactacttgGGAGCTACGATCCACAGAAACAACTCATGATTGAAGATCCTTATTATGGTAATGACGCTGACTTTGAGACTGTCTACCAGCAGTGTGTGCGGTGCTGCAGAGCCTTCCTGGAGAAGGTTCGCTGA